Sequence from the Phragmites australis chromosome 6, lpPhrAust1.1, whole genome shotgun sequence genome:
ACAGCCTGATGAAGCGAGTCAAAACTTATTTACATTACAGTCCAACAGGTCCCATCAAGATGATACACTATATAGCATACTATTTTCAACGTAAGGCAAATGATAGCTGATTACACCAGGATCAGAAGTTCCTGAAAATGGAAATGGAAGCGTCAGTTTTCACTAATCATTTCTATAGTTTATACAAGGAACACAACACAAAAAACAACCGACTCACATTAGGCCTCCTTTGGAACTTCCGCGATGAAAACATCCTTCCGAATAGTAAGTACTTAATAAATTATCATTTGAAGTAGGGTAAACTGGGATGCTGCCAAGGCATTTGTAACATATTTACTCCATATAATCAGGTCTAAACTTTGCCTTCCTTTTGTAATCACTAGTTTGGGTGTGGGAACGTTTACATGACCCTTTTCATGGCTTATGAACATTTACTTCACATTCATTGCAGCAGCCATTTTCCTCAACCTTTGAGATATATCAGTGAAGGATGGCCTGTCAGCTGGATCACTGCCCCAACAACTTTCCATCAACCCTTTCCACTCAGGATCACACCACGAAGGGATCTGAGGACGTAGAGAATCGTTTACAATGCCCCCTAGAAAATGGCAAAAATGGCAGATAATTAAATCACTTCAGTGACATATTAACAACAAACATCGATGATACATTTATGACCACAGATTCATAAGAACATAAATCCCCTCTCTGTAGTAAATCAGTACTGAATATCACATGTAGTCATGTAGGACGAGTGCAGAGCTAATATCTTGTCATTGACTAATTAACTTTCACTATTAACAGGGAGACAAAGTCATGCTATCACAGGTAAATTCAAAAGGAATAACAAGATCCGAAAGTGCACCTACACGGCTACACCTAGATGGCTAGATGGTTATATACTTCATGAATATTGCAGTGCAGTTACCACTTCCAGGTTCAGCACCACAAAGTACAAAATGAGACACCAGACCTACATCTAGCCTTTTATTGAGGTCCACCATTTAATTATTATATGTTCCGCCTTTATTACTTGAATACATCCCGAGACTTACGTCTGACTCATTTTCCATTAGTTCGGCCTAAAGAAGTCTTTCAAAACTGCATCCCAACACAGAATAAATTAAAGGAGGAAGAAATTTCATTGAACAGGTCTGAAGTCCACAGGTTATTCGAACTAATATATGTACCAAAAAGGAAGATCTAAACATGGTGGAACGTGTCGTTAGAAATCAAAGCATAGTATTCTATGTTACTATGGAAAACTTTGGACATTACCGATAATTTCGGCAGCACGCATATCAGAGTATGGCTCTTCCCCAGTAAGCAACTCCCACATGACAATACCAAATGAGTAGACATCAATCTACAAAATACATCAAATTAGTTTTTCAGAACACAAAAAGTGTAGCATTGTTTACAGTTCAAACAAATTATGATTTACAAAAGGTGTTTATAGGACAAAGCATTCTTACCTTCTCTGACACCATATTACTTTTCCCACTCAGAAGCTCTGGTGCCATCCATGGTAAGGTTCCTCTGACACCACCAGATACCAAAGTATGCTGTTTAACCTTTGATAGTCCGAGATCACCAATCTGATCAGAAAGTATTGAGGTGGGGAAAAGTCAGGAGAAGATATCCACCATGGCAACGAAAGTTCCCCATAAGGAAAAAAACAGCAAGAAGGAAAGTTGGGGATCAAACCTTGCAGATTGGTCGCTGAGGATCTCTCATGTTCACCAGTAGATTCTCACACTTAAGGTCAAAATGGACTATATTCTTCCCATGCAAATACTCCATGCCAAATGCAGCATCCATGGCTAATATTACTCTCTTGCGACGATCAATTGTCCTGCACAATTGTTTTATTTTAGAATTTGATACTGGAGATATAAGAAATCAAATTATTCTTTTAATAAACAAGAAATACCTGTCTTTTTTCCTCAAGAACTGTTTGAGAGACCCATTGACCATAAACTCAGTAACGGTTGCTAAGCTTCCATCCGGACCATCACGAACTACACCATAAAATGAAACCACATTTGGATGATGAACTGAGCTCAGGATCAGAGCTTCTTTCCAAAAATCCGCAATCTGCAAAATCAGATAACTCTGAACTAGAATCATTTTGCACAGAATCATAAGATCGAACTTACTTTTTCCTTTGTCCAGGATAGCTCAAAATATTGTTCAGAAAATACTGTGAGGGATTGTGAGGAAGGAATACTGTACAAGGTGACTGCAAACATCCAAAAGTACAGATCCTAAAGTAGAAAAAGTGATAAGGAAACATACCAAACGTTCTCTCTCAGATGGTCTTCCAGCAAAGCAACTAGCTTTTATTCTTTTAATGGCGACATCACATCCCCTCCATTTACCATGATAGACCGCCCCATAAGTACCAGAACCCAGCTCTCTAATTTCCTCCAAATCATCATTTTTTATAGTCTGCATGGTAATACACAGTATAAATGGGACATAAGCTAAATTCTGTAAAATGCAAACAGTACTACATAGGAAGAGATAACTAAAAAGACCTGTAGTCCTTTAGACAAagcttcagcttcagcagtagtaGACTCAATCTTGGAACTTTTCTGCTGATCACCGCTTCCATGCACATCAGAGTTCTGATTTGCATCAGTATTCTGCAGATCAAAAGAGTTTGAGTGGAGAGTATTAAGTAGTTTAGTAGTTAATATGCTCAACCATGAAGCATTACTTACAGCAGCAGTTGCCTCATACAACTTCTTTCCATTATCGTCATCATCCGGAACAGGTGAAACAACAGCATTAGCATTTGGTTGAGCTGTCCGTGTGTCAGCAGCATCTTCCAGTGCAGCCTTTTTAACAGGGGCAATCAACTCAGAAAGGAAATTCAACCTATCCTCTGAAATATCCCCACATTCCTGTAGTGCTGTAGCCCTAGCTTCATGTTGCTTTGTTCTGCGTTCATGTTCTGTTGGCTTCTCCTGCTTAAGATCAACTTcatgtagagctccaacatggTGGGGCAAGGTACTTGGTTCATCCACAGCATGTGAAGGAGTTATTTCATTCACATTTCGAGTaaacttttcatcctctggACCTTCAAATTTCTTCATTGTGTTAGTATCCAACCTGGATAATTGATCAGCGAGGGGCAATGCAGAAACAGCCACTTTGCCATCAACAGATGACATCATGGGTTCAGCATATGTTCTTTCAGGATGAACCTCCCTCAATGGACCTCCCGGTTGATGCTGGACTGATTCTGGGGCAACGAGAGGCTGAACATACTGAGCAGTAGTTGGATTAGACCTAGGACCAAGAGCACAAGCATTTTCCATGGCAGCAGGAACATCATGTCCAACAACTCTATATGATATGTTGCCATTGGGAGAAGTCCATGGGCTTGGCATTCGATCATATGCAGGTAGACCTGGTATCCTCGGGCTTACATCAtcagtatttctgacaaagttGGTGTTAATGCCCCCATTTGGTATTGGCAGGTGTGGTGAGTCATATGGTGAGCCAGTGTGAACAGGGCTGTTTGCTCTCCTCCTCAGAGATTGAAGTGGTGGCAAATTCTGCTGCATTTGGTAAAAGGAATCCGCACCATACGTTGAAGAATGCTTGTAATGCTGACCGGTGGATTCTTCAAACCCTGATGGCTGCACATATGGGCCACCACCAACTTGTTGGTTGTGATATGTATCATTTATAAGCTCACTACTGCCATGAAAATAGTGGGGACTTCCATGGCTAGAGCGACCAAGAGATGCTGAATGCATTTCGTACACATTGTTTGGTGCAAACGCAGAATTTACAGAATTGCTATCAACGATGTATGGCTCAATCACTCTACCATTGCCAGGAAGATGCAGCCTTGGATCCTCATATCGCTGATGACTTTGGCTGGTATGAGCATGCCAAGCTCTATCATGAGAATGTGATTCATTATAAAACATGGGAGGGTGAACACCATTTTGCTCTTTGACATAAACACCATTTTCCAGTCTAACATCTTGAACTTTCACATAATGCTCACCAGGGTGGCAGCAATCTGGACAAGAATTAGCAGGGTGACCAGGATACTCATTAGTCATGCTTGATTGGTCGAAATGTTGTTGGACTGGCCGAATCCAACGAGGATCCATATAGCGAGGATCAGTCACTGAACTCTGACCCCTCTGGAACAGTGAACGATCACATACATTGTTTCCATCCAAGAAATTGTTAGAACGGCTCAGATTACCTGGAAACCCTGCATTTTGCTGAATTACAGCACCAGGTGGAAGCCAAACTAAATTATCCATATGCAGTGGCGAATGAGTCTCATAATGCCGGTATTTTGGTGACTGCCTTACAAAGTCATCAGGAATCCTCTCATCAAAATCCTCCGCTCCGACTTGAAACCTTGCAGAAGATGGTGAAATGGGAAAATCTCTAGGATCATGCACTCCATACTGACCAGGTGAGACATAAGCAGGGCTCCAAGGAGAATCCATCTCTCCATACCTCTGACTATGTGATGGACGAGGAACATTCAAATGCCTCAAGCCAGCAATATCAGGAATTCCTGACTCATTGCCGCTGATGCCAAAAAGCTGTTCCACTGATACAGGAGAGGAAGGTGACCTAACGTCACCAAGGCTATTGAGCGCATCTACATACCTTCTCTCTGTTTCCTGCTCGTCCACATTGTAATGCACAGCCGCTGATGCAGCATCATCATCCAAGTGCTGCGAAAATAAGAAGATCCTAAGTCGAGTGAATGCCTCACCTGTAGCAATGACCTTGTCATACTCCTCCATCATGTTCACGACATCATCATCGTTCACAACTGAGACCAGCGCATCTAGATCCTCATCAGGTTGCTGATATTTGATGATATCAGCTTCCTTGTAGAGCTCTCTCATCCGCGCTGCTAGATCAGCATACGATATATCACGTGGCAACATGACGATCCTAGTCTCACCACCGACATAGCGGAGACACCCATCACATGGACGGGGCAGGATACTGCCTCCAAAGCTGCAGAGGAACTTGGCCATGCGTGGTGCCCCCTCAGCCTCAGCGCCgcctgcagcagcagctggggGCGCCATACTTGCGGAGGTTGTAATCAAGTTGGCGTGATTAGGATCAGCAGTGAAACTAAGTATATCACAGTATCACACGACTCAAGTCCAGCAATTCCTATGCACTGCACCGATCAGCCTCTTCCTGTTGAACAAAAAAAAACGATTATGAATGCATTCAAGAAAggcgacaaaaaaaaaagggtaaaTCTTCCATCAGACAGAAAACTGATTTACATAAAATTCCGTCAGAAAATTGCACAATTCCCACAGATTTCGCACGTCCATCCAATAGTATCTTAGGTAATCCTACCACTACGAAACACCCAAGTTTCCAacgtttttttaataaaaaaaaaaaaagaacgacCACAGAAGGATTCCAAAAATGCAGAAGTCCTCTGATGTTCAAAAAAAGGAAGGTAGCGCCTTCGATTCACGCAGGGTGAACCCTCACTAATGACCAAATTTCCTAATTCAAATCGAGTAAGAAACAAAGTTGATGCATGCTGAAGTTTTATGAGAAGCACCGGGCTGATGCATGCTGAAATCGACGGCCAAAGGTGTTAGAATGCAAACTCATCAGTATAGCTCCAGCGATTTCCCTTGAGCACCTTGAGCAGAGCAGAAAAACTGCATGCTTCAACAAAGCAAAACGATTCCCCACGAATCTCTCGCCCTCAAAATCTCAACCGCCATCCGTATTAAAAATAACTCCTCCTTTTTTTGCCCCGAAGTAAAGGGAATGATAAGGACGAACAAACACACAAGCAAAATAATTTAAGCAGAAAAAATAATTCAGAGAAACCACGAGAGAGAAAGTGAGGAGCGAGCGGAGAGAGAAAGTCACCTGTCCAGCGATCCGGGGCTACGCAACCGCGAGCAAGCAATCGCGGCCGCCTCGGGGTGCTTCCGGCAGTGCGGGTAGAGAGAgatgggggagagagagagagagagagacagggaGGGAGGAGTCCAGAAGGATTTGCGGTGGGGAGGCGAGGATTGGGGTGGGCTAGCTGGAGGGGCGATTCGGGGGCGCGCGGATATTCCCCCCACGGGGCTAGGGATCATGTCACGCGGACGCCAAGGCGAGGAAGGCCGCCGCCATTGGGGGCTGAGGCTCGTCGGCGCCGGATGGGTTGGGGCGGGACGGGGCGCGGAGGGAGGCAGGGCCGTGCGCGCGGCTGCGGTGTGCGGCGCCGTACGCGTGCGGCGCGGGTGTGCGGCTCCGGTCCGCGCGCCGGCTCGGGTGGGGTCGAGGGGTGGGAGGCTGGCAGGGAGGGGGCACGCGGCTGCGGGCGGGAGCGGGATGGCCGAGCCGGGCTGTTCTGTTCAGTTGGCTGCACCCGACTCATTTATCTCGCCACTGTCGCTTCCCAACTTGGGTGTTGGGGCTCGTTGCCTGGGCGGCTGGGTACTACAGCACACACGCATGGAACGAGTCACGCACGCCGACGTGCaattagggtgtgtttggttgattgaacGAAATTTTGTATGGTTGTATCGTATATTTTGGATGAGGGAAGTAAGATGGGGGAGCTGTATTTTAGAAAAGAAGATTGTTTGATTGTTGGATGAGCGAATGCAGGTTAAATTTGAGTTTATATTTGGTAGGCTAAATCTAAGACTGTATGAGGAAGTTTGCTGTCGCTGACGAGTGAGCTCAGCTCTACAGTAGCTGTATCACCGGGCCTGCACAAGAGCTACGACGGTTACCCGTGTAGCTTCCATGCTGCACGAGCGGAGCCAAATGCACCAACGGATGCAAGCGCACGAGACTTATCCTGGCAACCAAACGGTCGTCTCCTGAAGTTTATACGACTGAGTGAATGCAAGCCAAGCGAAACAGTCCAACCAAATACACCTTTAGTGTGCAGTCCATAGCCACAGGGCGTAAGATTTAGGGCACGTTTGGACTATGCCTAGCTTGCCTGGCTAGTCGGTGGCACACCAAATCGTACCTGCAGTTCGCCCAAGTCCGAGCGAGAAAATGAACTATGGGGATTGGGCGAGTTAACATCGGGAACTGGGCGAGCCAACATCAAGGGCTGGACAAGCTAAAACTTGATGTCACTTCGAACAACAAATCAACCGAGCTGAACGAGCCAATTTTTAGAAAGGCAAGCATCGGCTTCCATCTAAACGTGCCATATACCCGTTGTCCGTTGATGAGTAGTCATTGGCTGGCCATTCTTTCGGGTGTGATGGCTTGTCTAATTCTCACGTCCAATCAAAATGTATAAAACTTAAAGAATATCTAAGGAAATATTATAAGTAGTAAAACTGTCTACTTTTCACCTGTTTTTTGTTCACTTTTCTCCAAATACTACTGGTAACAACTAGATGGGCAAACGGATATTGGATATCCTTTTCAACATTCATAATTGGGAAAGTACGCAAGAGAAGTTTGGAGACATATACCACCTAAACTACAGTCCATAAATCACTGCAGCCCGGGCCTCAACAACATCATATGCTCTACATATTCCACACGAAAAATAGGTAAAGGTAAAACCAAATTCTTCCCAATAATGCAAAAGAACAGACAAGCGTCGGTAATATGCCCTAATGAAAGAATTATACCAATGTCTGTCGCTCAAAGTATAGAGTGATAAATGTATGAGAACCAAGCATAGCgtaaagaatatatatattcttCAGGTTTGTTTGGAACAGGCTCACTAGCTAGCGCTCCCACTTCGGTCTGGGTCGAAAAGGGCAAAAGGAATCTATTGTActtttgaaaagaaaatactGAGATAATGCTCGATCATGAAAAAAACATTATGTCGTACATTCCGTGCCGCCGGAGTATATGTCTTTGAATAAAACTTTGTATGAAATTAACAAGTTGTAGTGGAGCTTGCATGTTTCTGCACGAGTCACTACTCGCTAGTGACATGTTCCTTATCAGGCCGGATAAGATTAGTTGTTTTTCTAACTCGCACTTGCCGGTTTGTTTATCTCGGTTCGTGCATTCTCCATTGTACAATCACAAAATAAGATGTCCAAAAAGATCAGAATGCACTTTCACACGcctgaaaatatatttgcacTGTCATTTGTAGATCGTCCTCATTAAAAAACTATTCTAGAAATCTACTGTGCTATTTTTTTCTGCAAACAAGTGGCAAGGGCTGTCCTCGGTCTAATTTTGGTTTCGTGAATGGTGAATAATCCTATAATTGGTGAGAAGCCATCTAGCACTCCGCTTGTAGGCCTTCGGTCAATTTCGCACATCATCGACACGTAGCCCTACATCCCAATCATCCGTGTAACTGTGTAAGGATTTACGGGCACGTACACCAAGGACCGCTGCATCAGCCATCCTAAAAAAATCAGAGCCAATGCCACACAACCATTGGCCATTGCCGAGGCGTCGCTTTTCATGGCGTGGCGCACGACAAAAGAGTTGCATCTCCCGAGCAAATCAAGTCCCAACGGCCGTTCCGCGGGCACGTAGAGGCGAGCTATCCTGCCATACCTCTTTCGGGCGCCAACCAACCGTGTGGTTCTCCCGCTGCGCCTGCCTGCTGCGGCAGCATCCGCGTGCGGCCCCTGTTGCCTTCGCGGAGCCGCAAGGCGGGCAGGCACCAACGGCGCGGCGCACGAGTGATGCATGGGGTTGCGGGGCGACCAGCACGGAGACGTTTCCTGTTCCAACGACCGGCACC
This genomic interval carries:
- the LOC133921058 gene encoding serine/threonine-protein kinase CLA4-like, which gives rise to MAPPAAAAGGAEAEGAPRMAKFLCSFGGSILPRPCDGCLRYVGGETRIVMLPRDISYADLAARMRELYKEADIIKYQQPDEDLDALVSVVNDDDVVNMMEEYDKVIATGEAFTRLRIFLFSQHLDDDAASAAVHYNVDEQETERRYVDALNSLGDVRSPSSPVSVEQLFGISGNESGIPDIAGLRHLNVPRPSHSQRYGEMDSPWSPAYVSPGQYGVHDPRDFPISPSSARFQVGAEDFDERIPDDFVRQSPKYRHYETHSPLHMDNLVWLPPGAVIQQNAGFPGNLSRSNNFLDGNNVCDRSLFQRGQSSVTDPRYMDPRWIRPVQQHFDQSSMTNEYPGHPANSCPDCCHPGEHYVKVQDVRLENGVYVKEQNGVHPPMFYNESHSHDRAWHAHTSQSHQRYEDPRLHLPGNGRVIEPYIVDSNSVNSAFAPNNVYEMHSASLGRSSHGSPHYFHGSSELINDTYHNQQVGGGPYVQPSGFEESTGQHYKHSSTYGADSFYQMQQNLPPLQSLRRRANSPVHTGSPYDSPHLPIPNGGINTNFVRNTDDVSPRIPGLPAYDRMPSPWTSPNGNISYRVVGHDVPAAMENACALGPRSNPTTAQYVQPLVAPESVQHQPGGPLREVHPERTYAEPMMSSVDGKVAVSALPLADQLSRLDTNTMKKFEGPEDEKFTRNVNEITPSHAVDEPSTLPHHVGALHEVDLKQEKPTEHERRTKQHEARATALQECGDISEDRLNFLSELIAPVKKAALEDAADTRTAQPNANAVVSPVPDDDDNGKKLYEATAANTDANQNSDVHGSGDQQKSSKIESTTAEAEALSKGLQTIKNDDLEEIRELGSGTYGAVYHGKWRGCDVAIKRIKASCFAGRPSERERLIADFWKEALILSSVHHPNVVSFYGVVRDGPDGSLATVTEFMVNGSLKQFLRKKDRTIDRRKRVILAMDAAFGMEYLHGKNIVHFDLKCENLLVNMRDPQRPICKIGDLGLSKVKQHTLVSGGVRGTLPWMAPELLSGKSNMVSEKIDVYSFGIVMWELLTGEEPYSDMRAAEIIGGIVNDSLRPQIPSWCDPEWKGLMESCWGSDPADRPSFTDISQRLRKMAAAMNVK